From the Musa acuminata AAA Group cultivar baxijiao chromosome BXJ3-7, Cavendish_Baxijiao_AAA, whole genome shotgun sequence genome, one window contains:
- the LOC135643148 gene encoding uncharacterized protein LOC135643148 isoform X2 — protein sequence MVGECSWKAEAIKHSKSTEELGRKIKDGDKVPANRKVDNFSGPVEKSIGSFAVPAVFKERVPTDKSIPSSVDAPQGRIDGLERSADKVAISNQRRNEGLVSSHVSQKERSPSDKLAPDLNSTAQRGNGGMALPLEKWVDSVPRQFEGPYPAAAMEIDNYKSNKVTSSSTNAVQRTTNGMGQPTQNLSTPKNVDSIGLASKMEDRREVNKTDPNHDLMDQRRIDRMGRSVEKDANNRIKEEKARNTEREADDRREDRQRDKDNDKKKIKDKDKHKGKEKEKAKVKEKGEHKHKEQIGPRDVMKKDQSDSLNLKPLAPQRDNAKNYPINDNFKKRKEMDINGFHSENNMRIDKCPRTNPSSHLREENGRTLESSHIATVFPSVKPEAIRYTPTVKPVDNKEHKINGIAEAQPSLSGLTHLVAAKKGAAGKVDTSPHPDSMYLNQVYSIPIVDEWPEYDDQEWLFSSCHLQQKPKSKLGGNEVPQVWSEALKIEQEDVVALPYVVPY from the exons ATGGTTGGAGAATGCAGTTGGAAGGCAGAGGCAATTAAACATTCTAAATCTACCGAGGAGTTGGGCAGGAAGATCAAAGATGGAGATAAAGTGCCAGCAAACAGGAAAGTTGACAACTTCAGTGGCCCAGTTGAAAAAAGCATTGGTAGCTTTGCTGTGCCTGCAGTGTTTAAGGAAAGAGTTCCAACTGATAAAAGTATTCCATCCTCTGTGGATGCTCCACAGGGTAGAATTGATGGCTTGGAAAGGTCAGCTGACAAAGTTGCTATTTCTAATCAAAGAAGAAATGAGGGTTTGGTCTCTTCACATGTATCACAGAAGGAAAGAAGTCCTAGTGACAAGTTGGCGCCAGATCTCAATAGTACAGCGCAAAGAGGAAATGGTGGTATGGCACTACCTCTGGAGAAATGGGTGGATTCTGTTCCAAGACAATTTGAGGGCCCATACCCTGCAGCTGCTATGGAAATTGATAATTACAAGAGTAACAAAGTTACCTCAAGTTCCACTAACGCTGTTCAAAGAACCACTAATGGGATGGGTCAGCCAACGCAGAACCTTTCCACTCCTAAAAATGTTGACTCCATTGGCCTTGCCAGTAAGATGGAGGACAGAAGAGAAGTTAACAAAACTGATCCAAACCATGACCTTATGGATCAAAGAAGAATTGATAGGATGGGCCGATCAGTGGAGAAGGATGCAAACAACCGGATTAAGGAGGAGAAAGCGAGGAACACAGAGCGGGAAGCTGATGATAGGAGAGAAGATAGACAGAGGGATAAGGATAATGACAAGAAGAAGATCAAGGATAAAGACAAGCAcaaagggaaagaaaaagaaaaggcgaAAGTAAAAGAGAAAGGTGAACATAAACATAAAGAACAAATTGGGCCTAGAGATGTCATGAAAAAGGATCAGTCAGATAGTCTCAATCTAAAGCCTTTAGCCCCTCAGAGAGATAATGCAAAAAATTATCCTATCAATGATAATttcaagaagagaaaggaaatggATATAAATGGGTTCCATAGTG AGAATAATATGCGGATTGACAAGTGTCCAAGAACAAATCCTTCCTCTCACCTCCGTGAAGAGAATGGGAGGACACTGGAATCATCCCATATTGCTACAGTTTTTCCTTCAGTAAAACCTGAAGCCATAAGGTATACGCCGACGGTAAAACCTGTAGATAACAAGGAACACAAGATAAATGGCATTGCAGAAGCTCAGCCATCCTTGTCTGGCTTGACGCATCTGGTTGCTGCAAAGAAGGGTGCAGCTGGTAAAGTTGATACAAGTCCTCACCCGGACTCCATGTATCTCAACCAAGTATACTCTATCCCCATAGTGGATGAATGGCCTGAATATGATGACCAAGAGTGGCTTTTCAGCAGCTGTCACCTTCAGCAAAAGCCGAAGTCAAAGCTTGGGGGCAATGAGGTCCCCCAGGTATGGTCTGAGGCACTAAAAATCGAGCAGGAGGATGTCGTCGCTTTGCCTTATGTCGTTCCTTACTGA
- the LOC103992579 gene encoding 70 kDa peptidyl-prolyl isomerase isoform X2, with protein MKKGENAIFTIPPELAYGQSGSPPTIPPNATLQFDVELLSWCSVKDICKDGGIFKKILKEGEKWENPKDLDEVLVTYEARLEDGTVISKSEGVEFTVKNGFFCPALAKAVKTMKKAERVLLTVKPQYAFGGKGRPASGDEGAVPPNATLCIELELISWKTVTEIGDDRKIIKKTLKEGEGYQKPNEGAVVTVKLIGKLQDGTVFVKKGHDEQEPFEFKTDEEQVIEGLDRAVMSMKKGEIALVTIPPEYAFSFTESKQELAVVPANSTVIYEVELVSFVKEKESWDMNTAEKIEAAGKKKEEGNALFKLGKYARASKRYEKGAKFIEYDNSFSEDEKKQSRALKAICNLNNAACKLKFKDYKEAEKLCSKVLEVDSRNVKALYRRAQAYIQLADLDLAELDIKKALEIDPDNRDVKLEYKSLKEKMREYNKKDAKFYGNIFAKMSK; from the exons ATGAAGAAGGGTGAAAATGCCATCTTTACCATCCCTCCAGAGCTGGCTTATGGTCAATCTGGTTCTCCTCCCACTATCCCACCCAATGCCACTCTCCAATTTGATGTGGAGTTACTGTCATGGTGTAGTGTGAAGGACATATGCAAAGACGGAGGCATATTTAAGAAGATCCTGAAGGAAGGGGAGAAGTGGGAGAACCCAAAAGATCTCGATGAAGTTCTTG TGACATACGAAGCCCGGCTTGAGGATGGAACTGTGATCTCAAAATCAGAGGGAGTAGAGTTTACTGTTAAAAATG GTTTCTTCTGTCCTGCATTGGCTAAAGCTGTGAAAACCATGAAGAAGGCTGAAAGGGTGCTCCTTACTGTGAAACCACAAT ATGCATTTGGCGGAAAAGGTAGACCGGCTTCTGGTGATGAGGGTGCTGTGCCACCAAATGCCACTCTCTGTATTGAGCTTGAATTAATATCATGGAAGACTGTTACCGAGATAGGGGATGACAGAAAGATCATTAAGAAGACTCTCAAGGAAGGAGAAGGTTACCAAAAGCCAAATGAAGGAGCGGTTGTGACAG TGAAGTTGATTGGTAAGCTACAAGATGGGACAGTCTTTGTGAAGAAGGGTCATGATGAGCAGGAGCCATTTGAGTTCAAGACCGATGAAG AACAAGTCATCGAGGGTCTTGACCGAGCAGTGATGAGTATGAAGAAAGGAGAGATTGCTTTGGTAACTATTCCACCAGAATATGCATTCTCATTCACCGAGTCGAAGCAGGAACTTGCTGTGGTTCCTGCCAACTCCACTGTCATATATGAAGTTGAGCTTGTATCATTTGTAAAG GAGAAAGAATCATGGGACATGAACACCGCAGAGAAGATTGAAGCTGCTggtaagaaaaaagaagagggaaATGCATTGTTTAAATTGGGCAAATATGCTAGAGCTTCCAAGAGATACGAAAAG GGTGCCAAGTTCATCGAGTATGATAACTCATTTAGTGAAGATGAAAAGAAGCAATCCAGGGCATTAAAAGCCATATGCAATCTCAATAATGCAGCCTGCAAATTGAAGTTCAAAGACTACAAAGAGGCAGAGAAGCTTTGCTCCAAG GTGCTGGAGGTTGACAGCAGAAATGTAAAGGCCCTGTATAGGAGAGCCCAAGCTTATATTCAGCTTGCTGATTTGGATCTTGCAGAGTTGGACATCAAGAAAGCACTTGAAATTGATCCGGACAACAG GGATGTGAAATTGGAATATAAAAGTTTGAAGGAGAAGATGAGGGAATACAACAAGAAAGATGCCAAGTTTTATGGCAACATATTTGCCAAAATGAGCAAATGA
- the LOC103992579 gene encoding 70 kDa peptidyl-prolyl isomerase isoform X1 has product MDEEDFDLPGGEEEAAMMDPPDDGPALKVGEEKEVGKQGLKKKLVKEGSGWETPEVGDEVEVHYTGTLLDGTKFDSSRDRGTAFKFKLGQGQVIKGWDQGIKTMKKGENAIFTIPPELAYGQSGSPPTIPPNATLQFDVELLSWCSVKDICKDGGIFKKILKEGEKWENPKDLDEVLVTYEARLEDGTVISKSEGVEFTVKNGFFCPALAKAVKTMKKAERVLLTVKPQYAFGGKGRPASGDEGAVPPNATLCIELELISWKTVTEIGDDRKIIKKTLKEGEGYQKPNEGAVVTVKLIGKLQDGTVFVKKGHDEQEPFEFKTDEEQVIEGLDRAVMSMKKGEIALVTIPPEYAFSFTESKQELAVVPANSTVIYEVELVSFVKEKESWDMNTAEKIEAAGKKKEEGNALFKLGKYARASKRYEKGAKFIEYDNSFSEDEKKQSRALKAICNLNNAACKLKFKDYKEAEKLCSKVLEVDSRNVKALYRRAQAYIQLADLDLAELDIKKALEIDPDNRDVKLEYKSLKEKMREYNKKDAKFYGNIFAKMSK; this is encoded by the exons ATGGACGAAGAGGACTTCGATCTTCCGGGCGGCGAGGAGGAGGCCGCGATGATGGACCCGCCCGACGATGGCCCCGCCCTCAAGGTCGGCGAGGAGAAGGAGGTCGGAAAGCAGGGGCTCAAGAAGAAGCTCGTCAAGGAGGGGTCCGGGTGGGAGACGCCCGAGGTGGGAGATGAAGTCGAAG TGCACTACACTGGGACTCTGCTCGACGGGACCAAGTTCGATTCGAGCCGTGATCGGGGGACGGCGTTCAAATTCAAGCTCGGCCAAG GACAAGTCATAAAGGGATGGGATCAAGGTATTAAAACTATGAAGAAGGGTGAAAATGCCATCTTTACCATCCCTCCAGAGCTGGCTTATGGTCAATCTGGTTCTCCTCCCACTATCCCACCCAATGCCACTCTCCAATTTGATGTGGAGTTACTGTCATGGTGTAGTGTGAAGGACATATGCAAAGACGGAGGCATATTTAAGAAGATCCTGAAGGAAGGGGAGAAGTGGGAGAACCCAAAAGATCTCGATGAAGTTCTTG TGACATACGAAGCCCGGCTTGAGGATGGAACTGTGATCTCAAAATCAGAGGGAGTAGAGTTTACTGTTAAAAATG GTTTCTTCTGTCCTGCATTGGCTAAAGCTGTGAAAACCATGAAGAAGGCTGAAAGGGTGCTCCTTACTGTGAAACCACAAT ATGCATTTGGCGGAAAAGGTAGACCGGCTTCTGGTGATGAGGGTGCTGTGCCACCAAATGCCACTCTCTGTATTGAGCTTGAATTAATATCATGGAAGACTGTTACCGAGATAGGGGATGACAGAAAGATCATTAAGAAGACTCTCAAGGAAGGAGAAGGTTACCAAAAGCCAAATGAAGGAGCGGTTGTGACAG TGAAGTTGATTGGTAAGCTACAAGATGGGACAGTCTTTGTGAAGAAGGGTCATGATGAGCAGGAGCCATTTGAGTTCAAGACCGATGAAG AACAAGTCATCGAGGGTCTTGACCGAGCAGTGATGAGTATGAAGAAAGGAGAGATTGCTTTGGTAACTATTCCACCAGAATATGCATTCTCATTCACCGAGTCGAAGCAGGAACTTGCTGTGGTTCCTGCCAACTCCACTGTCATATATGAAGTTGAGCTTGTATCATTTGTAAAG GAGAAAGAATCATGGGACATGAACACCGCAGAGAAGATTGAAGCTGCTggtaagaaaaaagaagagggaaATGCATTGTTTAAATTGGGCAAATATGCTAGAGCTTCCAAGAGATACGAAAAG GGTGCCAAGTTCATCGAGTATGATAACTCATTTAGTGAAGATGAAAAGAAGCAATCCAGGGCATTAAAAGCCATATGCAATCTCAATAATGCAGCCTGCAAATTGAAGTTCAAAGACTACAAAGAGGCAGAGAAGCTTTGCTCCAAG GTGCTGGAGGTTGACAGCAGAAATGTAAAGGCCCTGTATAGGAGAGCCCAAGCTTATATTCAGCTTGCTGATTTGGATCTTGCAGAGTTGGACATCAAGAAAGCACTTGAAATTGATCCGGACAACAG GGATGTGAAATTGGAATATAAAAGTTTGAAGGAGAAGATGAGGGAATACAACAAGAAAGATGCCAAGTTTTATGGCAACATATTTGCCAAAATGAGCAAATGA
- the LOC135643148 gene encoding uncharacterized protein LOC135643148 isoform X1, which yields MSRCFPFPPPEYEKKTSSGHVDLLAEDKHKEKKHKKEKSDKGKREGKEKKDKDRSKDKHKEKKDRKERHKDKKKKDQDKDKLKTPYDRTDKQTDSPNGDMVGECSWKAEAIKHSKSTEELGRKIKDGDKVPANRKVDNFSGPVEKSIGSFAVPAVFKERVPTDKSIPSSVDAPQGRIDGLERSADKVAISNQRRNEGLVSSHVSQKERSPSDKLAPDLNSTAQRGNGGMALPLEKWVDSVPRQFEGPYPAAAMEIDNYKSNKVTSSSTNAVQRTTNGMGQPTQNLSTPKNVDSIGLASKMEDRREVNKTDPNHDLMDQRRIDRMGRSVEKDANNRIKEEKARNTEREADDRREDRQRDKDNDKKKIKDKDKHKGKEKEKAKVKEKGEHKHKEQIGPRDVMKKDQSDSLNLKPLAPQRDNAKNYPINDNFKKRKEMDINGFHSENNMRIDKCPRTNPSSHLREENGRTLESSHIATVFPSVKPEAIRYTPTVKPVDNKEHKINGIAEAQPSLSGLTHLVAAKKGAAGKVDTSPHPDSMYLNQVYSIPIVDEWPEYDDQEWLFSSCHLQQKPKSKLGGNEVPQVWSEALKIEQEDVVALPYVVPY from the exons GACAAACACAAAGAGAAGAagcataaaaaggagaagagtgaCAAAGGGAAGAGAGAAGGCAAAGAGAAAAAAGACAAAGATCGAAGTAAAGATAAACACAAGGAGAAGAAAGATCGAAAAGAAAGGCACaaagacaagaaaaaaaaggatcaGGACAAGGATAAACTAAAGACACCATATGATAGGACTGACAAACAGACTGATTCTCCCAATGGAGATATGGTTGGAGAATGCAGTTGGAAGGCAGAGGCAATTAAACATTCTAAATCTACCGAGGAGTTGGGCAGGAAGATCAAAGATGGAGATAAAGTGCCAGCAAACAGGAAAGTTGACAACTTCAGTGGCCCAGTTGAAAAAAGCATTGGTAGCTTTGCTGTGCCTGCAGTGTTTAAGGAAAGAGTTCCAACTGATAAAAGTATTCCATCCTCTGTGGATGCTCCACAGGGTAGAATTGATGGCTTGGAAAGGTCAGCTGACAAAGTTGCTATTTCTAATCAAAGAAGAAATGAGGGTTTGGTCTCTTCACATGTATCACAGAAGGAAAGAAGTCCTAGTGACAAGTTGGCGCCAGATCTCAATAGTACAGCGCAAAGAGGAAATGGTGGTATGGCACTACCTCTGGAGAAATGGGTGGATTCTGTTCCAAGACAATTTGAGGGCCCATACCCTGCAGCTGCTATGGAAATTGATAATTACAAGAGTAACAAAGTTACCTCAAGTTCCACTAACGCTGTTCAAAGAACCACTAATGGGATGGGTCAGCCAACGCAGAACCTTTCCACTCCTAAAAATGTTGACTCCATTGGCCTTGCCAGTAAGATGGAGGACAGAAGAGAAGTTAACAAAACTGATCCAAACCATGACCTTATGGATCAAAGAAGAATTGATAGGATGGGCCGATCAGTGGAGAAGGATGCAAACAACCGGATTAAGGAGGAGAAAGCGAGGAACACAGAGCGGGAAGCTGATGATAGGAGAGAAGATAGACAGAGGGATAAGGATAATGACAAGAAGAAGATCAAGGATAAAGACAAGCAcaaagggaaagaaaaagaaaaggcgaAAGTAAAAGAGAAAGGTGAACATAAACATAAAGAACAAATTGGGCCTAGAGATGTCATGAAAAAGGATCAGTCAGATAGTCTCAATCTAAAGCCTTTAGCCCCTCAGAGAGATAATGCAAAAAATTATCCTATCAATGATAATttcaagaagagaaaggaaatggATATAAATGGGTTCCATAGTG AGAATAATATGCGGATTGACAAGTGTCCAAGAACAAATCCTTCCTCTCACCTCCGTGAAGAGAATGGGAGGACACTGGAATCATCCCATATTGCTACAGTTTTTCCTTCAGTAAAACCTGAAGCCATAAGGTATACGCCGACGGTAAAACCTGTAGATAACAAGGAACACAAGATAAATGGCATTGCAGAAGCTCAGCCATCCTTGTCTGGCTTGACGCATCTGGTTGCTGCAAAGAAGGGTGCAGCTGGTAAAGTTGATACAAGTCCTCACCCGGACTCCATGTATCTCAACCAAGTATACTCTATCCCCATAGTGGATGAATGGCCTGAATATGATGACCAAGAGTGGCTTTTCAGCAGCTGTCACCTTCAGCAAAAGCCGAAGTCAAAGCTTGGGGGCAATGAGGTCCCCCAGGTATGGTCTGAGGCACTAAAAATCGAGCAGGAGGATGTCGTCGCTTTGCCTTATGTCGTTCCTTACTGA
- the LOC135643228 gene encoding peptidyl-prolyl cis-trans isomerase FKBP15-1-like has product MARLHISVLFAAALILLVSAKKSGDVTELQIGVKYKPESCTIQAHKGDKIKVHYRGSLTNGEVFDSSFERGDPIEFELGSGQVIKGWDQGLLGMCVGEKRKLKIPAKLGYGAQGSPPKIPGGATLIFDTELVAVNGKSSSDAGKSTVDESEL; this is encoded by the exons aTGGCGAGGCTTCACATCTCTGTCTTATTCGCCGCTGCTTTGATCCTATTGG TTTCTGCGAAGAAATCTGGCGATGTGACGGAACTACAGATCGGGGTCAAG tACAAGCCAGAGTCCTGCACCAttcaagctcacaaaggtgacaaAATTAAGGTTCACTATCGT GGTTCACTTACTAATGGTGAagtatttgattcaagctttgaaaGAGGTGACCCCATTGAGTTTGAGCTAGGCAGTGGTCAGGTGATCAAAG GATGGGACCAGGGCCTTCTGGGCATGTGTGTTGGTGAAAAGCGAAAGCTAAAAATTCCTGCAAAACTTGGTTATGGTGCCCAAGGATCCCCACCAAAGATCCCAG GCGGAGCGACCCTTATCTTCGACACGGAGCTTGTGGCCGTCAATGGGAAGTCGTCATCTGACGCTGGAAAATCCACGGTTGACGAGAGCGAGCTCTGA